Part of the Drosophila pseudoobscura strain MV-25-SWS-2005 chromosome 2, UCI_Dpse_MV25, whole genome shotgun sequence genome, CAACCCCATACAATGGCCGTGATCCACATTATCCCGGCATAACAGTTCCCCGATTCCCCAACCGAAATGTTGTTCCCTCCCTATATTGCCCAGCCTTGCAAATTTGCCTGCTGCCGCGCCTCCACATCGATATCGACCTCTGTGCCGCGCTATAGCCAGAATGCGATCCGTCGTAGTTCTCCCAGCAGCTTCTCCCAGGGCTacagccagagtcagagccagtgccagacCCCTCCTCCGCCCAGGCCCCCGCCTGTGGGATTCGAGCCCACGAGAGTGTACCAGGGGCAGCACAGCCAGAGTCTGGCAGAGAAGCCTCTCAGTCGCAAGTCCTACACCATGGTGCCCATCATTAAGCCGGCCTCTTCGATGCCCAGCGGCCTGGCTGCCGCCCACCCGGCAGCTCCTATCGTCAATAGCGGCTCCCTGATGCAGGTGGAGGGCAAGCCCCTAGATGGGGACACTGCCGGCTCCCAGTACCACAGCTCGCAGCCGAATCTCCTGAGCAACAGCTTTGCCACCCCGAAGCATGACTACCATCGCTCCAGTTCGAATATGAATCTGCACCTGAATGGGAGCGGCGGGAGCGGAAGCGGGAGCACGGCTCAGTCGAAGGGCTTTGCTCCGAGCTCGACCCCAGCTCCGGCACCGACTCCAGTCAGCCGCTATGGCCTGCGACCCGGTGCGGTCATTGAGCGCCGTACCACGCCCTACTACTACCACGAGCTGCTGCAGAAGAATGTCTTTGATTCGAGTCTGAATCTCCTAgagaagaacaagaacagcAACCTCAAGCTGGAGCAGCCATCGTCTGTCCCGGACAGCCACGTGGTGGTGGGCAAGAGGGCGCCCATGGCCAAGCCACAGCAGCGACTGCTAAGCGGCAATCCGCGGAGCAGCTATGGAGGCGGCGGCTGTTATCCCTCATCCTCCAGTTCTGTCAGCAATCTTCTggggaatggcaatgggaatgaCGAGGGCGGCAGCGATGGCACTTTggtcgatgatgatgacattGGGGGAGGCGAGGATGCTAGAAACTTTAGCTTGGCCTTCAATAACCTCACCAATCAGATTGCCAGTTTGAATAATTCTAGTAGTAGCAGCAACCATAACAACAACCAGAACAACCAGaacaacaactacagcaacagcaataatattaataactacaacaataataataatagtgcTCACAATAATGCTGATTCCAACAACAATGTTGGCCAAAGTAACGAATGCATTGCATGAGAATCGGTGTTAATTTAGTTGAAAAGTTTGGAGGAAAGCTTCTTCCCCGAAAGAATGGCTTACATCGTTCCCGTTGCGGCACAACTGGCTTTTCAACTGAATGAAGAATCCCTGTCTATCCTCCCACTCTCTTTGTAATTATTGCATGTAGTTGTTGACACTAAATTATTCATAAGGTATGCCCCCAACACTCACATCCATGATCTGTGTGTAACCTCTACTCGCTACTCCTtactgtatgtacatataatatgTGTGACTAAATGCATGTAGAGATGTCATGAATATCACGTAACCTGAGGAGAGCCCGGAAATTGTCATTACCTGGGAGGGAAATCTAGGAGGGACGGGATCTAAATACTCGAAAGATGAACGTGCCTTAAACGTCTCTCGCTGCATATCTTACTAGTTTTTTGTGCAACGAGATCAAATAACTACTCGTAACTCGCTGCAATTCCTACTCGTTGCAATTATTACTCGTTTTTGTTCTGCAACGAAATATAAATACTCTTAAATACTTTACTCGTTATTCCTGATTGCATTTTCCCCGAGTTTCTCCCCCAATTAATGACAGTTTTCCATCTCCACAAACCAAACTCTCCATCAATATCCAACAGATTATTCTcccaaattaaaaattttacatattttaGCCTAAGTCTACATATATCTGCAAAAATGTCCATTGACACATTTTTGCactatataatttttttctaTAAAGTTGCTAACTAaatgtttttcgttttcatttgtttcttttatttacataccgaaaaaataccacaaaaataccaaaaaaaatacatcaTCATGGTCATTTCCCGCTTAATCATCCCGTAAAACTCGATGCATATATTAAACCACAcgaaaaataatcaaaaatgtCCTCGTCCAAAACCAActaaaatcgaaatcaaaaccaacaatataccaaaaaaaaaacaatactatataccaaaaatatcttGTGTTcgtccacacacacacacacacatctacaAACAATCAAAATGCTTGGCAATCGAACGCAATCGtctcaatcaatcaatcgaatcaatcaatcaatcgcaTAATCTGTTATGTTTCATCAAcgtttcttgttgctgttattgCGTTTTATCAATTACcaacaaaataccaaataccaaaTGTTTTGGTTGCTCTCAACGCgctaaatttaaaaaacaaaaatacaacaatttttattgcTAAAAATACTATAACTTTCTGCCAAAATTTACGCCTAACCAAAcgaaccacaaaaaaaaaaccgaaacgaacAAAAACCCCAGCCCGTAGAATCCCTCTCCGATGATTTCCTATTCCCCATGACCACATCCCGTCTATCGTATGCATCAAGTCCCGAATCCGATTTGGAACTGAGTCCGGGCCCATCCGCATCATTGTCGCTTGGCAATTTGCCGCAGTTGGTGAAAGCGAGCTCAGATCCATCGATTGCCACTAACCAGGATAACTTGGATAGGGATAGAGACATAATTGGTGAAGGACTACCACCTCCATATACGGTAAGAGGCCACAGAAGAAACCACAAATCAGTTCAAGCATGCGCTTccactaaaacaaaaaacaacaaaaagaacaaaaacagaaacagaaacatgTCGAGTTTTTCAAGCGCCCAATCTCTAATACCATCAATGATCCAATCTCAGTATCTAATTTATTTCGCTACCCTTCAATCTCCGATCTGCAACCCAATCCACACGCAATGCACTGGTGATTGCACCGCTCTCCAACACAGGTACCCTACGATCACGGCGTTCCAGGGAACCCGGCCAATCGCCGCCAAACGGTGGACGCTAGCAAGTACGCGATCTACGGCACCAGtgtgccccagcagcagctgcagcagcaacagcagccgggAGGAGATCCTGCCGCAGCCAGGCCACAGTCCCTGTACGGCATCAATGCCCCCGATCTGCCACCGCGCATCGATCGTCAGTCCAAGCCAGGAGATCTCCCACTAAACACTTCTGGATCCTCATCGCGCAACGGCAGTTCGGGCGGCACTCTGGGACGCTCGGCGCAGGAGCGGCTGTTCGGCAAGCCAGTGGTCCAGGATGATGTCCAGGCGGAGTACATAACCCGCAATGCTCTGGTCGGGTCTGGGTCCACTGCCGACACCATtgaacggcagcagcagcaacagcagcagcagcaccaggccTCTCTGGAGCGACAGGCTCGAATGAACGCGGCCATGGGCAGTCCCGCCCAGCTGAAGGCCAACGGAGGAGGCGCCTCCACATACGACAGTGTGTCCAGCTACGATTCGTACAACAACACGCAGATGGCCATGCAGAACCTGGGCCGACTGGGTCCCAATGCGCCCGATGATCTCAAATCAGTGCCAAATGCAAGGTAAGCCAGACATCACCCTTGAAATGATCAACAAATCTGTAATTTGAAtcatttatttgtgtttttcaGTGGTCGCCCCTTGCCGCCTGTCGGCCAATCGCATGATTATGGCCGCACACCGCACGATCATCGCAGCTTTGGTGGGGCCAACGATCTGAATCGCCAGAGCAGTCCAGGCCGACCCCACTATCATGAAATGAATGCGTCCCGTAATATAGGTAAGTCTGACCATCTCGAGGTCTTCCAGATCCGGATCTAACTGAAGCCTATGTCTGATTACAGATCCACGCAATGGCACTCCGCAGCGTCCCTCGAATTTGGGCCTCGAAAGCAGTCCCCGCAAGCCTTTGGTGGAGACCAAAACGGATTACGGCAAATACAGGTAATGTGCGGGACTATGCTGTGCTATTTACCCGGTCTGGGAATCTGTGTATATAGCCCCTGAATCGGTTGTAATATAAAGAAACTCTttactctctctttctcctgctCCGTTGGTATCGTATCGTTTCACTTTCGCATGCATCTCGATTGCGTTTGtatctttctgtctctctctctttctctctataaatatatattatatgtgtAATGTACCCCATTAGACGCTATCATTTACATGTGCCCCATTTGCACCATTTGCATTTAATGCACTCGCTCTCACCCTCCTCGTCCAAGCTCTCGCCTGCACCTTTCAATAGGCCaatgcctttgcctctgccctGTGCCCTTCAGCTTCAGCGTCTGTCCtctggagttggagttggaggaggaggaggaggaggctacGATCGGCGACCCATAGCTGCGCCACGTCTGCATGCTTCCCTgatgccaccaccaccagcccTGATGTCCAGTGTCTCAGCCTACGATACGCTCGTCTGAAAAACGATAACGAAAATGCACTAGAAGAGACTCCATTCTATTTACCATTTGAATAAACCTTTAAGGCCTTCCTTAATattctccctctcttcttTTGTAAATAAAACCCTCGACCCTGAACCCTGaaagtgcaataaataataaatattatatgttAATCACACAAGACCTACATATCTATCCAAGAGTTTTGTATACCATATAGACCCCCATATAGACCCCCTGCATATCCGCATCTGAAGCATATCGTAATACACACATGTCCTTATAATTATGTGaaattctttttctctttcttgcTTATGTTTTGTGCTCGCCTCTCGCCACACACATcgtcaaatatttttgtacgACACCTgtcccaaaaacacacacgaacacacacccATAATGCAACCACCCATCCCACGACCACCACCACACCATCCACAAAAACCACGTCCAGTCGGAACAATTCCGTCTCTCAAGCGGACTACAGCAAACTGCCGAAGAGTGTGCCGCCCCCGCAGCTTGGCGGAGTGGTGGTGCCGCCACCGACTGTGAGCAACGGCCAGGCAGGACCGGGGGCACAGATGAACGGCAGTGGGACGCCGAGCAGCAATGGCAGCGGACCCTTCAAGCCAGTGCCGCCACCAAAACCGAAGAACTATCGTCCTCCGGTGCAGAGCGGtgggagcagcggcagcgggggCACCACACCCTGGGAGAACGGCGTAAGTGAACAGACGGGGGATCCCTCGATGGTTTGGCTAATGTTTTGATTGCATTCCCAGGACTCTGGTTCGCCACGTTCCCCCAATGGCTTCTACTATCCACCAACACCATCGCACCATCATTATGGGCAGCAGGCGACACCGGGCTCGCCCAGCAATGGacacatgcaacagcagcagcagcagcaggcacagcagcagcccaccTACGGCGGGAGCAACGGCAACTACGGGCAGGCGCCACCACCGCAGCCGTATCCGCCGGCCAATGGCTACAATGGGAACAGTCATCATTACAACGGAGGCAGCGGAACGGGCCCGTACATAGCACCACATCGGGGCATGCCACCGCCCATAGGTGGGTGTACACTCCACTCCTCCCATAATGGAATGAATGAATATATGTGTTTATGTTATTTTACAGGAAACCTGCCGCCGCATACGCCCGAGCGACATGCCCTGGATCTGGCCGGAAGTCGGGAGCAGCGTGGTTCCGCCTTTGAGTTGTATCGTAAACCGCAAATCGGCGCCACCGCGGGGCACCATCACAATATGAGGTGAGTGAAGAGAGCATTTACCAGTCCTGACGCCCCCCTTCCGCCACTCAAACAAACCTTCTTGGAGGAGAGCCAATCCCCCCCCAAAAACGCCCCACtcaaaaaccacacacaaaaaaacatacagaaaaaactctcttttttttaagCCTCCTTCAATTTTCAACATTTGTGTTAAcgaaaaatgttttatatttttgttatatgccatttttgtaatttacaaaaaacaatcaatcaGTCAATCTGTCAATCTGTCAGTCAGCCAATCAGTCGAATCAATCATTCTGCCaatatatttcacattttcatGCGGTTGCTGGTCATTCACATACGATATTCGatgcaaacaaaatttcaCACCAAAAAACGCACAACAATCGCATATATTACATCgtacaaaaatccaaaaaataattattgtattttgcaATAACCAAAATTATTAACCAAACAAACCACAAAACGcttaacaaaattaaaaaaaaaaaaacaaaaagttgagAGCGCTTCacgccaaaagaaaaaaaaaagaaaatcaaacgaaaataaaacatttttcgGGTTAACTTCGTATACAAATATTTCTATACTCTCAAAACTTGATCTTGAATTTACCTATTATACATTTTACGGATCATGCTTTTTAGCTGATATTTTACTCTGAATAATCCTATCCGTACTTCTGCTCTGAACACGTTCCTCCGGGTACTTGAGAGTTGACTTTGAACCTAACTTAACTGCGGTGTTTGGGTTACAGAACACTTGactaacaaacaaacaaacaaatttaactTAAACCTAAATGTTTGAACTACAATTGGTTATCGGTGTTCCTTTTATTATCTACAGTTTTGGTTAATTTGCAAAGttctatatactatatatgctACCTTTATAAAGAATCCAAGGATCGTATGTAGatgtacaatatatacaaaatatgcGCTTGTGTGTCTTTTTTTTGGCGAGACTTTTGCAGGAATGAAACGCGTCTTACAGCAGACAGGGTTCTAGGGTTCTCGACCGAAAGGCTGTTCAATACTGAACCAAAACGAGATCCAGTTCTCTCTGGGCCTTGAGCAGAGCTTCCATTTCCGATCTTCCACCGATTCCTTGATTCTTTAAAGTCCATATGAGCTCTTTTATCCAAAATCCCCCTCAGAAACAGAACCCTTACAAAACACTCTGctaaccaacaacaaaaaatcatataaaaaataccTTTAGCGAAATGGAGCCGTACGATGAGCGATACGATGATTACTATGCCATGCCGCCGCCTGCCCCCCACCCACAGGCAGTGGGCGGTCATTCCATGCAAAGATCTCGATCAACGCCACGCTACCCCCACGAGAGGCCACCGCATGCCCAAGATCCCAACTATTACAGCAACTATGGGACGAGCAGGGGCCACAGTCAGcccagacagcagcagcaccagcagcagtatGCTCCACCCCAGCATCAGTATTACGATGATCATGGCATGGAGGTGGCCATGCCACCGCCGCCATTGCCGCcgcacaagaagaagaaatcGGTGCTAAAGAGCCCACTGGCGGCACTGAAGAATGCCCTGCTGAAGACCACGCGACCACTGAGGCGAATGAACAGCATGGTGGAACCGGAGAGGAAGCCCAAGGGACTGCGGCGCCAGCAATCGATGCTGGAGAGAGGTGTGCAGAGGCCCTACTATCCGGACGAGTTCCCCACCTATCCGGCTGGGTTCGAGGAGCATTCGCGACGTGGCAGGATGCCGCCCAACCATCAGGAGCCCTATTACGCCGGGCACTATCctcctcagcagcagcaggagatgaTGATGAACAGCACGTATCAGAATCTGGAAAGTGAGGATATCTATGGGAATATTGGGGGAACAGCACAGCGCATGCCCCACCATCCACAGGACAATGGCTATGGGTACGATCAGTACGATCTGTATGCGAATAGAGCCTGCATCGATCTCGAGCGGAGGCAGGCAGAggctgcggcggctgcagcggctGGAGCACGGAACGGAGGCCGGAGGATCGTGCGTCGCCACAGCACCACCACAGCGGATCGAGGAGGCAACCAGCCGCCCAACAGGCGACCCCTGGTCAGTCCGGGCTACGAGCAGGATCCCCAGGACATCTATCAGACGCGACAGGGCGCCTACATGATGCCTGACCAGAGGCGGGCGCCCAATTCGGAGGTGATGACCCGCAGACGCTTCTACCCGGGAGCGGCCAACGAGCAGACCGAGGAGGAGCCGCTCTACCAGTCCCGACGCGAGATGCAGCGCGAGATGCAGCGCAATCATCTGTACCAGTCGAAACGGGAAATGCAGGAGCGCATCAGCCAGGGCAAGCGGGACATGGAGCGGGAGTTTAGCCcccagagcagcagccagtcGGAGCGGGACGACCGCTCGGAACGCTCCAATTCGGAGAGCATCTATCAGAGCCGGCGGGAGGCCAAGGAGAGCGCCCTGAAGACGCGCACCCAGCTGAGGGATCAGATCTATCAGACGCGTCGCGAGGCCCTCGACAGCATGGCGGAGCCCATTTATGTGTCCAAAAGGGACGTGGGCAGACCAGCACCCATATACGAGTCGCGCGAGGAGAGCATCCTGCAGTCGCGCGAGAATGAGACCGATGAGAAGAAGGAGGGCAAAACGGAGCAGGTGCAGGTGGAGATCAATGCACAGCCGGAGGAGCCCACAGAGGACTCGACCTTGAGTCGTTCGGACTTGCAAAAGTCCTCGGACACGGTCATTGAGAATCCAGCAGCAAGAGCTCCTCTTGTCGAAGATGAAATTGAGGAGCACGaccaggacgaggaggaggcgtCAGAAGTAGAAGCCCAAGACGAAGCCGAGAGCTCCGCAGAGGCCACAGAGGAGGCGACGGCCATTGAGAATAACCAGCACAATGAGGGAATGCTGGCCAACGAGACGCAGAATGTGTCCGATGATGTGTTCGAGGCGGCCGACACGGTATCAGCCTTGGCCCCGCCTCCAGCTCCCTGCCATCCTTCGACCCCACGCTCGGGTCGCGCATCCTTCCACATCTCGAATATACTGAAGCGCACCGGGCCTCCGCCCAGCTCCCCCATCGGCGACAGCTGCACCTCAATCGAGACCCAGTACACGTCGCAGGCCAGCCTGCCCGTTGGCCCGCCCAATGCCACGAGCACAcccttcagcagcagcatgtccCTGCCGATAGCCGGCCCTGTGGCCACATCCGCACCAGCAGCTGCCTCCGCCTCGAACGGACCCTTTCCCAGTATGCCCCGGGAGCCGAGCACCATGCGGGGATTCTTCGATTCCAATGGCGGCACCCTGGCCGACAAGGTGTGGCATGTCTCGCTGCAGATCCCGCCCGGAGCCATTCCGGTGGGCGTGCGCCAGGAGATCTACTTTACAGTGAGCGATCCGCGCATGGGACAGGCCGTCGGCGGACCTCCGCTGGACATGGAAAATGGTTGGTCTAACACACACTCTACTCCCGTACTCCCGTATGCATCCACCACCAAAAACCACTACCACAACCACCTACCTACTAAAGCAATCCACACATCACCGGTCTTCTCTCTTTGAGTTGCGATTGCGACCATTTTGAATGCAGcatttttgtgtttaattcgttgtacatatgtatttgatCTTGATTTAAGCTTATTTTCCTCTATGGTGGATGGTGATTTTATGGATATTTATTGTAGTCTTTAATCCTTAGTTTGTAGTCCTAAAGTAATACTAATTGGTAATAACAGCTTGCTTGCATGTAACTTCCATAGTTCATATCTATTAACACATAGATTAGTTTATTCTCTAATCTTTCGTCAACAGTTCTTCCAATTTCAGTTCTAATTTCTTCAATTTCCGCTTTAAAACCCCTTTACTGTTTGTTCTCCCTTGATAATTGCACTGAAACAGCCTCTCTTGCTATAGATCTTTCTCCCACAAATCGAGTGTTGTCTATGCCTGTACTCACTTACACTTGCCGTAACACAGAACAACCTATCCACATGATATCAAATACAATACCAgttatacacacacaaacacacacatattatATATCTATCACAATTTACCAGATCGATAATTAACATGTGTTTTATTTTCCCAAATGTGCAGGTGAGACCATGCTATCACCCCTTGTGATGTGCGGGCCGCAGGGCCTTGAGTTTATGGTTCCGGTTACACTCAATATACCCCACTGTGCCGGACGCACAGCATCGCTGGGCCTGGCCCTGAAGGCTACCGACAGCGAGAAGAACCTGCACACCGAGTGGGACAACATTGATCTGCCCAGCAATGCTGCTGCCCACACGGTCTCCGTCAAGGTGGATCACTTCTAATCAAGGcggcattcggcattcggcatcggcatcgaccTTCGGGCTGCATTAAGTTTCATAGCATAACCACTCATCCATACGAGAATACACTTAGCTAAACACACACCTTCGAACGAAATTGTAAATAGATCCATAAATATATTACCATTAGGTTTAGGCCACGATTCCAGGGCTAGGAGGAAACTGAAACTTGGGCATTgcttataaaataattaatttaattgaatattgtCTGTTAATTGTGCCTTTAAGTGATCGTTTGGCTCTGCCTTTGAACTAAATACTACATAAATGTCGAGctagaaatacatacatacatacatgcgaGAAcacacagaatcgaatgcaaatgatacatacatacatatatctgtataaAGCGACTagaaattatttttatgtCAAATAATTTGATTGTATATTTTAACGCGATTtattaatatgtattttataaatttacataattctaatgcattttttttattgatgtATTTGACATAAAATTAGCGATTCAATTCGCATAGTGTTTCGACCCACGACCCCATTTACATATATTGCATTCAAATTGTTAATTGTGTGCAACTATTGCATGCTGCAGTTatacatataccatatacatttataaatCGTAGATATATCCTTAGAACCTACATATACACACGCCTGTATAACcagaacaacaaaatataatatacaaacaaatatttatacacatttttgtattaaagATTATATACACAAACACGTGGAAAGCTTgggaataaataaaagaaaaacaattagAAAAGAAATCTCACACaaataagtacatatatgtctATTTTTGTACCATTTTCTTACAAGGATCAAGGAGAGTGCCGGATGATTCAATGAGCCAAATATTGGTGTAAGCGAAGTTTTGCTGGAACTTCACGCTCACTGTTCCCCAACATGATTTCCAGGAATGTTAGTCTTCACCAGTCTgtatcctcacgatcctgggaaagtgggttcTTTGCCAGTATCACCCTGTTTaaccgagatatagcctccgaACGTTTGCCTTAAAAAACATCAAAATACTAGTTTTCCTTGCCGATCTGAgcggttacatcattgaaatTGTCAAAAATCGACCGGAATATCATAGCCGAAACTTTGATGCCGATCCaactttatattttgtatacgTATGTAAAAAACTTGCACAGAATATATATGAATGTACTATATCTTTAGGTATAAGTGCAATGCTCCACAACGAAAGCCAACAAAGATATCGCAATATCACTTTCAATCTTATAGATAACATAACAGTTTATGCTTCTAGAGACTtgaacaataaaaatacaattacaTAACTAAGCGAAGGAAACAATTAAACAGTCTGTTATCAGTCTGTCCTCCATCGATTTCCTATGTGGCAGGCGCGGCTGTTACTGCTATTGGAGCTGTTGGaactgttggtgctgctggggCTGATGCGGCTGCCGGGGCTGATGcggctgctggggctgctggggTAGTTGGTGTTACTGCCGAGCTGGTCATTGTCGTTAGAAGCACCTGCTCGGGTATTACGGACACTGCCTCCTTCACATAGCCATATATGTGTTTTCGCGTATCGTTTACGACATCGCGCACCATCGCCTTAAAGAAGTTGGTGTGCAGCGGCGTCTCCGCATAACGCTCGTATTGATCCAGGGAATCCTGCAGCTTCAGCGTGAGGTCATAATTTTTGCGCACCACATCGAGTATCTGCTCTTCCGTGGGCGTTGACAATCCCTGCTCGGCCAGCCACTCCTTGATCTTGTTCTGAAAGTGCTTCACTATGGCTAGGATGTTGACCAGGGAATTTAGTAGCTTGATGACATCGTCTTTATATTCGCACTCTCCCATCGTTGTGTAACGCAAAACTGAAAAGAAACGAGACTGTTAGTCATTAGGCCTAAGGATCGAAACCCATTGAGCTTACCCATCGCATGAATTTCGGTAAAGACCTTCTCCTCGCGATTCAGTTCATAGTAGAGCTCATCATAGCTATTTGTGGTGGCCAAAAACGTATCACCGTAGGTAATAAATAGGTTAAAAATATTCACCACTTGCAGAGACAAGTGAAATATATTGCATTTCTTGACCAGCGTCTGTTCCTGATTGACCAGGAAACGTAGCAGCCCAATCAACGCCGACCACAGCTCCTTCCAGGGATAATTGAGGCGGACACGACAACGCTTCTGATAGCACAGAATGCGATGGATCACACCAATGCACAGCAGATACAGTTCCATGGGAAACTTTTTCATTAAATGCGATACAATGAACTCCACCAATAGGTCGAGCAGGGTGGCAGCCAGGGGCTGGGACTTTCCCACACGATCCACATTCAGCTTGCGGTGACGCATCTGGGCCCGATGCAGCATCACCTTAAAGGTGAGATTACTGTCGTGCATCATGGAGTTGGCATACTGATCCTCCGAAATGCAGGTGAGTATCAGGAAACACAGCTTCAGATTGGCAATGCTCGACTCGTTCTTGTTGTCCTGCATCACAATGGAGCAATATTGAAAGACAGCCACCAGCAGATTCGTGGGATACTGCGTTATGTCGATGATCGGGGCATTCGACAAGTCAGGCACGGGCTGAGCTAGACTCAAGGTGTTGCTGGGCGAGGGCGGCGCACTGGACTCGGCCTGGGTGTGGGCCAGTGTTGTGATAAAGTTCCGGTT contains:
- the pyd gene encoding tight junction protein ZO-1 isoform X3 codes for the protein MSQFDYTCYTVPECSTDDDEDHDEAVGSDGTLGHKDHSDCTQESDATTTTSSLERRHIYGSQYRRSYGPQRASMPVLRSSQSREMTPQLGMYHEGPETPPQWGYFVPLSPNCFFSPPMQRRRFREKENDRNRRAVSYGGGDMPSSVQSATIPRAAPRRVALMKEPPPPPPPKPQLSSKASLQSTDSSSTCLASSKYPQSEYNLIQKIDSNSTLTAPAQYQPQNFYANTGTIASSNGYGSLLCHASSTASPLAVRKRDKLLHRFSDAATLGRKLKKKKNTNRTCRSMTEAIEMLADPVIEDEFFGDRTTWEYHTVSVTRVPGYGFGIAVSGGRDNPHFANGDPSIAVSDVLKGGPAEDRLQVNDRIISVNGVSLENVEYATAVQVLRDSGNTVTLVVKRRVPLNTVNAGLPGGVQHQHQHSHSLSSMGQMVANGNGGGVLPGGVGQPSGAVMSSLSQPNSLNSSLVQNASGGQPIKVTLTKGNKKDDYGVVLGCRLFVKEISSKAREQLNANGYSLQEGDIITRIHNTNCGDTMSLKEAKKIIDGCKERLNLVVLRDITNQAAVSQMNLNNSGHHQQSSSNIYASHQAQVSGCSNNLEDAYLPGGASYSSQNLYVQPPTRTSNGPSLNGNGLNEEKSNLTPRGRSRGPLMDGVSLQQLDRPVSPTNGGRGRSGVEEPPRPPPPRGTSGGAAQEDFYSSRRQLYEERQSAEPRFISFQKEGSVGIRLTGGNEAGIFVTAVQPGSPASLQGLMPGDKILKVNDMDMNGVTREEAVLFLLSLQDRIDLIVQYCKEEYDEVVTNQRGDSFHIKTHFHCDNPSKGEMAFKAGDVFRVIDTLHNGVVGSWQVLKIGRGHQEMQRGVIPNKSRAEELATAQFNATKKEMNANESRGNFFRRRRSTHRRSKSLSRENWDDVVFSDSISKFPAYERVVLRHPGFVRPVVLFGPVSDLARERLAKDFPDKFSTPLQDDDKSAASGKCRIVRLSNIRDVMDRGKHALLDITPNAVDRLNYAQFYPVVIFLKTDSKHVIKQLRHGLPKAAHKSSKKLLEQCQKLERVWSHIFSTQIVLNDEESWYRKLRDSIDLQQSGAVWMSESKPVESLSDDFLFPMTTSRLSYASSPESDLELSPGPSASLSLGNLPQLVKASSDPSIATNQDNLDRDRDIIGEGLPPPYTVPYDHGVPGNPANRRQTVDASKYAIYGTSVPQQQLQQQQQPGGDPAAARPQSLYGINAPDLPPRIDRQSKPGDLPLNTSGSSSRNGSSGGTLGRSAQERLFGKPVVQDDVQAEYITRNALVGSGSTADTIERQQQQQQQQHQASLERQARMNAAMGSPAQLKANGGGASTYDSVSSYDSYNNTQMAMQNLGRLGPNAPDDLKSVPNASGRPLPPVGQSHDYGRTPHDHRSFGGANDLNRQSSPGRPHYHEMNASRNIDPRNGTPQRPSNLGLESSPRKPLVETKTDYGKYSRNNSVSQADYSKLPKSVPPPQLGGVVVPPPTVSNGQAGPGAQMNGSGTPSSNGSGPFKPVPPPKPKNYRPPVQSGGSSGSGGTTPWENGDSGSPRSPNGFYYPPTPSHHHYGQQATPGSPSNGHMQQQQQQQAQQQPTYGGSNGNYGQAPPPQPYPPANGYNGNSHHYNGGSGTGPYIAPHRGMPPPIGNLPPHTPERHALDLAGSREQRGSAFELYRKPQIGATAGHHHNMSEMEPYDERYDDYYAMPPPAPHPQAVGGHSMQRSRSTPRYPHERPPHAQDPNYYSNYGTSRGHSQPRQQQHQQQYAPPQHQYYDDHGMEVAMPPPPLPPHKKKKSVLKSPLAALKNALLKTTRPLRRMNSMVEPERKPKGLRRQQSMLERGVQRPYYPDEFPTYPAGFEEHSRRGRMPPNHQEPYYAGHYPPQQQQEMMMNSTYQNLESEDIYGNIGGTAQRMPHHPQDNGYGYDQYDLYANRACIDLERRQAEAAAAAAAGARNGGRRIVRRHSTTTADRGGNQPPNRRPLVSPGYEQDPQDIYQTRQGAYMMPDQRRAPNSEVMTRRRFYPGAANEQTEEEPLYQSRREMQREMQRNHLYQSKREMQERISQGKRDMEREFSPQSSSQSERDDRSERSNSESIYQSRREAKESALKTRTQLRDQIYQTRREALDSMAEPIYVSKRDVGRPAPIYESREESILQSRENETDEKKEGKTEQVQVEINAQPEEPTEDSTLSRSDLQKSSDTVIENPAARAPLVEDEIEEHDQDEEEASEVEAQDEAESSAEATEEATAIENNQHNEGMLANETQNVSDDVFEAADTVSALAPPPAPCHPSTPRSGRASFHISNILKRTGPPPSSPIGDSCTSIETQYTSQASLPVGPPNATSTPFSSSMSLPIAGPVATSAPAAASASNGPFPSMPREPSTMRGFFDSNGGTLADKVWHVSLQIPPGAIPVGVRQEIYFTVSDPRMGQAVGGPPLDMENGETMLSPLVMCGPQGLEFMVPVTLNIPHCAGRTASLGLALKATDSEKNLHTEWDNIDLPSNAAAHTVSVKVDHF